The Tissierellales bacterium nucleotide sequence AAGGAAAAGAAATTTTTTCTACTGGAATGAGAGGAGAAATAGAAAGATGTGAATATGCAATAGAAAAAGTAAGAGAGGGAAAAAATACAGCTATAATAAGTACTGGTGATGCAGGTCTTTATGGAATGGCAGGTCCTATATTAGAGCTTGTTGATGATATAGACGTAGAAATAGTACCAGGAGTGACGGCGGCTTTTTCTGCAGCTAGTGATTTAGGCTCACCTATTATGCATGATTTTTGTTCTATAAGTTTAAGTGATCTTCTTACACCTTGGGAAGTAATAGAGAAAAGAGTGGAATACGGGGCAAAAGGAGATTTTGTAATAGCAATATATAATCCAAGAAGTAAAGGCAGAAAAGA carries:
- a CDS encoding precorrin-3B C(17)-methyltransferase, whose protein sequence is MAKLYVVGIGPGGKEHFTLKAIQTIKKSDVIVGYVPYIEYLGEDLIEGKEIFSTGMRGEIERCEYAIEKVREGKNTAIISTGDAGLYGMAGPILELVDDIDVEIVPGVTAAFSAASDLGSPIMHDFCSISLSDLLTPWEVIEKRVEYGAKGDFVIAIYNPRSKGRK